A window from Drosophila kikkawai strain 14028-0561.14 chromosome 2L, DkikHiC1v2, whole genome shotgun sequence encodes these proteins:
- the LOC108072580 gene encoding uncharacterized protein, producing the protein MGNVCSSGQKKKKDKDSGSEKSDDSPPYQEADKKDLISSESNAGDEKRAPLAAVEALPDVTPLPEANGNQLQDQQNHQPPTALGKANGAEKDSNTTTPQGAQAPSDVANANPAAGNLSVLQGKPPPGRKIERDKKIVVYILADNSTEYKKHKRVVHSLYKHFKSKCQSRGFDFIIADVHDSEPETEPGNGNAKKDFSRLQEVKRWTQTPLEAQGGHEEAANCLSEITRHSAGAYIVPVLFLGATLGTPMLPLTIESQDFTSVLGTASETERLLLEKWYTIDNSYQPMCHRLHAQQVDPYSGQANGELNELLAVLLRLFSEDVKDSYLTTVVEQEINNTVLMSQELAKRCIWIQTGQVARAPENSSQLELEVQRRISRVYSKLKSQLCEKNLIRLLPTMSILDEELSAVIESLLDKALAGIFEEHQLKSSIPYNTLGVDRVLLEELQLVGHYSKLLAQNSANFDIMNDVKRYIRDSTVQPLVVSGARGSGKSVLVSKIMENVHRWKPEAQLILRYANLSARSSDLTSLLGSMANQMSVLETGHQCQVPHTLEAYAGVIREILDRQQRFFVLIIDGVDELQRDETLDWLPLQLGSAKLILTVSELAEEGEDGADSTAGGDGFDMLAALAQLGIPQRCFLRVRQFTERQWHDILSSGGGDFYAANGALKLPDEWKTLHGKTPYHAKSLWWLAWLGHVAQPISEIGEISGRILQVLESKFATDHVELLLLIVRLSPWGIRESDCLGVFQKMTQVEAQVAFKIWSKFCWLMGPMLLGLKNIRIADRSFGRAVLARYAQKQWLVHEALRDYFDRQDSEFKGSQGVNTYNYQKYLKLPYHHFCAVIEDKPAPHKIDILFNCFYFTDLQWIANKVHATGPDHLLHDILQAVWLAKSGGDDSTSEYVHIHFLKRFLEHYLHELSYDGQQFYTLMKYYLKTSFRESPELKDDEKIRSWWECTNELEFAFLEILNADLDAENGNGTDGAPATGNGEGEAPSATSTVKGYDVLMNLPQPGCYVASLSTERAEICIWDVKNCCRIRELQGIQQPTAMCPVGSYEAAVLCRREIRVINLDEGKFKVTLKGVMNQKMPYFGLHDQNHLVCLSRNRMYVNLMNLESGDCVTTFKAGEDRFLNSLLVSGDGRILVCGDETQKPFPLLVWHLSQRKLLYDLRIPHHDFLTSLSAITHEGSYVCVVAKELNEPTTPNFIVVYDLQSGTLFKKWKPSCNTVSLAISQVNACVIAGLEDAKILIWDLVTGNCKSTLIGHNAPVTFLKLDPLGKVLLSYDKEGRDSAIRMWELNSAKSLAVFKPPAQVSTSEILPNGAFVVLALKDRNSLLTLALKNYGSGTGDTLEDDCGGTLYGNPDNQHKVFDLSN; encoded by the exons ATGGGCAACGTGTGTAGTTCCggccaaaagaaaaagaaggacAAGGACAGTGGCTCCGAGAAGTCCGACGA CTCACCTCCATACCAGGAAGCGGACAAGAAGGACCTGATCTCCTCCGAGTCCAATGCCGGCGACGAGAAGCGCGCTCCCCTAGCGGCTGTTGAGGCGTTACCGGATGTGACTCCTTTGCCGGAGGCCAATGGCAATCAGCTGCAGGACCAACAAAACCATCAGCCACCGACAGCCCTGGGAAAGGCCAACGGAGCAGAAAAGG ACTCGAATACCACCACACCGCAGGGGGCGCAGGCGCCCAGTGATGTGGCCAATGCCAATCCCGCGGCCGGGAACTTGAGCGTGCTGCAGGGCAAGCCGCCACCTGGCCGCAAGATCGAGCGGGACAAGAAGATCGTGGTGTACATCCTGGCCGACAACAGCACCGAATACAAGAAGCACAAGCGCGTTGTCCATAGTTTGTACAAACACTTCAAGAGCAAGTGCCAAAGCCGGGGCTTCGACTTCATCATCGCCGATGTCCATGACAGCGAGCCCGAGACAGAGCCAGGAAATGGCAACGCCAAGAAGGACTTTTCCCGCCTGCAGGAGGTAAAGCGTTGGACCCAGACGCCGCTGGAGGCGCAGGGGGGGCACGAGGAGGCGGCCAACTGTCTGAGCGAGATCACACGACACTCAGCCGGTGCTTACATCGTGCCCGTGCTGTTTCTGGGCGCCACACTGGGCACTCCGATGCTGCCTCTGACCATCGAGAGCCAGGACTTCACCTCCGTGCTGGGCACCGCCAGCGAGACAGAGCGTCTGTTGCTGGAGAAGTGGTACACCATCGACAACTCGTACCAGCCAATGTGCCACCGCCTCCACGCTCAGCAGGTGGACCCATACTCCGGCCAGGCGAACGGTGAGCTGAATGAGCTCCTAGCTGTGCTGCTGCGCCTCTTCTCCGAGGACGTTAAGGATTCCTATCTGACCACTGTGGTGGAGCAGGAGATCAACAACACCGTGCTGATGAGCCAGGAGCTGGCCAAGCGCTGCATCTGGATCCAGACTGGACAGGTGGCGCGGGCGCCGGAGAATAGCAGCCAGCTGGAGTTGGAAGTGCAGCGCCGGATCAGCCGCGTCTATTCGAAGCTCAAGAGCCAGCTGTGCGAGAAGAATCTCATCAGGCTGTTGCCCACGATGAGCATCCTGGACGAGGAACTGTCGGCGGTGATTGAGAGCCTGCTGGACAAGGCGCTGGCCGGTATTTTTGAAGAGCACCAGTTGAAGAGCAGCATTCCCTATAACACGCTGGGCGTGGATCGGGTGTTGCTCGAGGAACTGCAGCTGGTGGGCCACTACTCAAAGCTGCTCGCCCAGAACTCGGCCAACTTCGACATCATGAACGACGTGAAGCGCTACATCCGGGACAGCACCGTCCAGCCCCTGGTGGTGTCCGGTGCCAGGGGCAGTGGCAAGAGTGTTCTGGTATCCAAGATCATGGAGAATGTGCACCGCTGGAAACCGGAGGCACAACTCATACTTAG ATATGCCAATCTCAGTGCCCGCTCCTCGGATCTCACCTCGTTGCTGGGCTCAATGGCCAACCAGATGTCGGTTCTGGAGACGGGTCATCAATGCCAAGTTCCACAC ACATTGGAGGCCTACGCCGGTGTTATTCGCGAGATCCTAGATCGGCAGCAGCGCTTCTTTGTCCTGATCATTGACGGCGTGGATGAGCTGCAGCGAGATGAGACGCTCGACTGGCTACCCCTGCAGCTGGGCAGTGCCAAGCTGATCCTCACCGTCAGCGAGCTGGCGGAGGAGGGCGAGGACGGCGCGGACAGCACTGCTGGAGGAGACGGCTTTGATATGCTCGCCGCGCTGGCGCAACTGGGCATACCACAGCGCTGTTTCCTGCGCGTTCGCCAGTTTACGGAGCGCCAGTGGCACGATATCCTTAGCTCAGGCGGTGGCGACTTCTACGCGGCCAACGGGGCGCTCAAGCTGCCCGACGAGTGGAAGACGCTGCATGGCAAGACACCCTATCACGCCAAGTCCCTGTGGTGGCTCGCCTGGCTGGGACATGTGGCGCAGCCGATTAGCGAAATCGGCGAAATCTCCGGACGTATCTTGCAGGTTCTAGAGTCGAAATTCGCCACCGATCACGTGGAGTTGCTGCTATTGATCGTACGACTGTCGCCGTGGGGCATCCGTGAAAGTGACTGCCTGGGCGTGTTCCAGAAGATGACGCAGGTGGAGGCGCAGGTCGCCTTTAAGATCTGGTCAAAGTTCTGCTGGCTGATGGGACCAATGCTGTTAGGTCTTAAGAATATTAGGATAGCAGACAGGAGCTTTGGACGAGCGGTCCTGGCGAGGTACGCGCAGAAGCAGTGGCTGGTACATGAAGCGCTGCGGGACTACTTCGACCGGCAGGACAGCGAATTCAAGGGTAGCCAGGGTGTCAACAC CTACAATTACCAAAAGTACTTAAAACTGCCTTATCATCACTTCTGTGCCGTGATCGAGGACAAGCCGGCGCCGCACAAGATCGACATACTCTTCAACTGCTTTTACTTTACGGATCTGCAGTGGATTGCCAACAAGGTGCATGCCACCGGGCCAGATCACCTGCTGCACGACATCCTGCAGGCCGTTTGGCTGGCCAAGTCCGGCGGCGACGATTCCACATCCGAATATGTCCACATCCACTTCCTCAAGCGATTCCTGGAGCATTATCTGCACGAGCTGAGCTACGACGGCCAGCAGTTTTACACGCTGATGAAGTACTACCTGAAGACATCCTTCAGGGAATCACCGGAGCTCAAGGACGACGAGAAGATACGCTCATGGTGGGAGTGCACAAACGAGCTGGAGTTTGCTTTCCTCGAGATTCTCAATGCCGATTTGGATGCCGAGAACGGCAATGGGACAGATGGAGCTCCGGCGACAGGGAATGGCGAGGGTGAAGCTCCCTCTGCGACCTCCACCGTCAAAGGCTACGACGTCCTAATGAATCTTCCCCAGCCGGGTTGCTATGTCGCCTCCCTGTCCACGGAACGAGCTGAGATCTGCATTTGGGATGTGAAGAACTGCTGCCGCATTCGTGAGCTGCAGGGGATCCAGCAACCGACAGCCATGTGTCCCGTTGGGAGCTACGAGGCGGCAGTGCTTTGTCGTCGCGAAATCCGTGTCATTAATCTTGACGAGGGCAAGTTTAAG GTTACTCTAAAGGGAGTGATGAACCAGAAGATGCCATACTTTGGACTGCACGACCAGAATCACTTGGTGTGCCTATCCCGGAACCGCATGTACGTCAACCTTATGAACCTGGAGTCGGGTGACTGCGTGACCACCTTTAAGGCAGGCGAAGATCGCTTCCTCAACTCCCTGCTGGTCTCCGGTGATGGAAG aattttggtctGCGGCGATGAGACTCAGAAGCCCTTCCCCCTGCTGGTATGGCACCTGTCGCAGCGCAAGCTGCTCTATGACCTCCGAATCCCGCACCATGACTTCCTCACCTCACTTTCGGCAATAACCCACGAGGGCTCCTACGTCTGTGTGGTAGCCAAGGAGCTGAACGAGCCAACGACTCCCAACTTCATCGTGGTGTACGACCTGCAGAGTGGCACCCTGTTCAAGAAGTGGAAGCCCAGCTGCAACACAGTTTCCCTGGCGATCTCCCAGGTCAATGCCTGCGTCATAGCTGGCCTGGAAGATGCCAAGATCCTGATCTGGGACCTGGTCACGGGCAATTGCAAAAGCACTCTCATTGGCCACAATGCCCCCGTGACCTTCCTAAAGCTGGATCCACTGGGCAAGGTTCTGCTCTCCTACGACAAGGAGGGACGTGACAGTGCCATTCGCATGTGGGAGCTCAATTCTG CTAAATCCCTGGCCGTTTTCAAGCCACCGGCTCAGGTGAGCACCAGCGAGATACTGCCTAATGGGGCCTTCGTGGTGCTGGCCCTCAAGGATCGCAACTCCCTGCTGACTTTGGCCCTTAAGAATTATGGCAGCGGAACGGGCGACACCCTGGAGGACGATTGCGGCGGCACTCTGTACGGCAATCCCGACAACCAGCACAAAGTTTTCGACTTGagtaattaa
- the Dpm1 gene encoding dolichol-phosphate mannosyltransferase subunit 1 encodes MPTNAHKYSILLPTYNEKDNLPIIIWLIVKYMKASGYDYEVIVIDDGSPDGTLDVAKDLQRIYGEDRIVLRPRGSKLGLGTAYIHGIKHATGDFIIIIDADLSHHPKFIPEFIRLQESGDYDIVSGTRYAGDGGVYGWDFKRKLISRGANFLSQVLLRPNASDLTGSFRLYKKDVLEKCIASCVSKGYVFQMEMLVRARQHGYSIAEVPITFVDRIYGTSKLGGTEIIQFAKNLLYLFATT; translated from the exons ATGCCAACAAATGCTCACAAATACAGCATTCTGCTGCCCACCTACAACGAAAAGGATAATTTGCCAATTATAATATGGCTCATTGTGAAATACATGAAGGCCAG CGGCTACGACTACGAGGTGATTGTTATTGACGACGGCAGTCCGGACGGAACGCTGGATGTGGCCAAGGATCTTCAGCGCATCTACGGTGAGGATAGGATCGTGCTGAGGCCTCGCGGATCCAAGCTGGGATTGGGCACGGCCTACATCCATGGCATCAAGCACGCCACTGGAGACTTTATCATAATCATTGACGCCGACTTGAGTCATCAT CCCAAATTCATACCGGAGTTCATTCGGCTACAGGAGAGCGGCGACTACGACATAGTGTCGGGCACTCGGTACGCCGGAGACGGCGGTGTCTATGGCTGGGATTTTAAGCGTAAGCTCATCTCGCGCGGCGCTAACTTCCTGTCCCAGGTTCTGCTACGACCCAATGCCAGCGACCTGACCGGCTCGTTCCGCCTGTACAAGAAGGACGTGCTGGAGAAGTGCATTGCCAGCTGCGTGTCCAAGGGCTACGTTTTCCAAATGGAAATGCTGGTGCGGGCACGCCAGCATGGCTACAGCATCGCCGAGGTGCCCATAACATTCGTGGACCGCATCTACGGTACCTCGAAGCTAGGCGGCACCGAAATCATCCAGTTTGCAAAGAATCTGCTGTATCTGTTTGCCACCACATAA
- the LOC108072589 gene encoding centrosomal protein of 104 kDa isoform X5 → MAKKIPFNVVFSSDEDVNFPASELNTHGPTVHGWRSAPDSGLTTHDIILRFHQPAKIYRIQLLAHQYLIPEKVELWLHYSPKSLPSTPSSQYFDFLGFVALADNAYTNYKSRELQSVTVSPRRGTHLKLRLIGVHGNEFNATSQISLLAVNVLGEDLELSPTNNANNGEEHHLGNDAPPLDTATGELALASVCDDLLFSMYVEESIVQYIRELEQRKAQAVSAERFEYARKLKLCMTALRSAGERLGRYALAKRQAVQQEDFTTARLRKDQIEMYRTAVLRQLQVQQLLEPEGVLSANDQSCEIYAGGKPSLPAAPSLQEVAQALAEAAFSPKSMASLSLEEKSSTDGTQGQAGNDTAVVAPVPATAPASLQPTPTPTLGGWRKSHDELPQSPRLASRHSSPMSSRQGSLRRRNKSVPRNSYEDYEERAIPTLRQECQGNALLEADPNRGRSRLNDRERRQAALPILVFGSELVEQFYSRQFQDREDGLLRLRNFLKEHEVEEEVPSNEHAASPNKVARSAALLLHRAVRDAVYSVFSQATETVRVLFLEYVPGRVSLSEVARCVDRLLPELLAKSGDPSARLHTLAQHTILSIAACPEVAEQHLVAPALSRSVGSGTHQRLAMSRLQMLEQLVHTQGISTDKHSGLTCRALSECGCSGIHHPAEPVRKVAERILLLVYKVNPRLVRKQLPPDDDITRRNLLYRQLFTEFDKLDLDRKQELLEANKYPGGGHSSGDPTTPPPDKASTSSDATRVKSRSAQGLVVPSSNNGFASCNGKQQYNEQLKRSMLSASNSRKGSASNSESTEDNSPKIHCPFCDWSCAGSDVNQLDRHYWKSCPFLTKCPQCSQVLEVAALNYHLTMECDAKESYVVCARCTESVHKQLYELHQMEDYCRELKTGAARCPLCHDDVHLPQDGGWKLHLLSAGGCPGNIRKKNLKKSN, encoded by the exons ATGGCCAAAAAGATACCGTTCAACGTGGTATTCTCCTCAG ACGAGGATGTTAACTTTCCGGCCAGCGAGCTTAACACACACGGACCTACTGTTCACGGCTGGCGGAGTGCTCCGGACAGCGGACTCACCACCCATGACATAATCCTCCGTTTCCACCAGCCTGCCAAGATCTATCGCATCCAACTTCTGGCCCACCAGTATCTTATAC CTGAGAAAGTGGAACTCTGGCTGCACTACTCGCCCAAATCCCTGCCCAGCACACCGTCGTCGCAGTACTTTGACTTCCTGGGCTTTGTGGCTCTGGCGGACAACGCCTACACCAACTACAAGTCCAGGGAGCTGCAGAGCGTCACTGTTAGTCCCAGAAGGGGTACGCACCTGAAGCTGCGCCTCATCGGTGTCCACGGGAACGAGTTCAATGCCACAAGTCAGATCTCCCTGCTGGCAGTTAACGTGTTGGGTGAGGACCTGGAACTGAGCCCAACAAACAATGCCAACAATGGCGAGGAGCACCACTTAGGCAACGATGCGCCACCGTTGGACACCGCCACCGGGGAACTGGCACTGGCTTCAGTATGCGACGACCTGCTCTTCTCCATGTACGTCGAGGAGTCCATTGTTCAGTACATCCGGGAGTTGGAGCAGCGCAAGGCGCAGGCCGTTAGTGCCGAGCGATTCGAATATGCCCGGAAGCTGAAACTGTGCATGACCGCTCTCAGGAGTGCCGGCGAGCGCCTGGGGCGCTATGCTTTGGCTAAACGACAGGCAGTGCAGCAGGAGGACTTCACCACCGCTCGGCTACGCAAAGACCAGATCGAGATGTACAGGACGGCGGTGCTGCGCCAGCTGCAGGTACAGCAGCTGCTCGAGCCCGAGGGAGTGCTCAGTGCCAACGACCAGAGCTGTGAGATCTATGCGGGCGGAAAGCCCAGTCTGCCGGCGGCTCCCAGTCTTCAGGAGGTGGCACAGGCCCTGGCCGAGGCTGCATTCAGCCCCAAGAGCATGGCCAGTCTTAGTCTCGAAGAGAAATCCTCCACGGACGGAACCCAAGGTCAGGCAGGCAATGACACCGCAGTGGtggctcctgttcctgctaCAGCCCCCGCCTCACTACAGCCGACGCCCACACCCACACTGGGCGGCTGGCGGAAGTCGCACGACGAGCTGCCACAGTCTCCACGTCTGGCCTCGCGGCACAGTTCACCCATGTCCAGTAGGCAGGGATCGTTGCGGCGGCGCAACAAGAGCGTTCCGCGCAACTCGTACGAAGACTACGAGGAACGGGCCATACCTACGCTGCGACA ggAGTGCCAAGGCAACGCGCTGCTGGAAGCCGATCCCAATCGGGGGCGCTCGCGCTTGAACGACCGCGAGCGTCGCCAGGCAGCCCTCCCTATCCTGGTCTTCGGTAGTGAGTTG GTAGAACAGTTTTACTCCCGTCAATTTCAAGATCGCGAAGATGGCTTGTTGCGCCTGCGCAACTTCCTCAAGGAGCACGAAGTTGAGGAGGAGGTGCCTTCTAACGAGCACGCCGCCAGTCCCAACAAGGTAGCCCGCAGCGCTGCCCTGCTCCTCCACCGAGCAGTACGGGACGCAGTCTACTCAGTGTTTAGCCAGGCCACTGAAACGGTGCGGGTCCTGTTCCTGGAGTACGTACCGGGACGCGTTTCGCTCAGCGAAGTGGCTCGCTGTGTGGACCGCCTACTTCCCGAACTACTTGCCAAGTCTGGTGACCCGTCGGCCCGGCTGCACACTCTCGCCCAGCACACGATCCTGAGCATAGCCGCCTGCCCGGAGGTGGCGGAGCAGCACTTGGTCGCCCCGGCTCTATCACGCAGCGTCGGCTCCGGCACCCACCAGCGTCTGGCAATGAGTCGCCTTCAGATGCTGGAACAACTGGTGCATACACAGGGCATCAGCACGGATAAGCACAGTGGTCTCACCTGCCGGGCGCTCTCCGAGTGCGGCTGCTCTGGCATCCACCATCCTGCGGAGCCTGTGCGAAAGGTGGCGGAGCGCATCCTGCTTCTCGTCTACAAAGTCAATCCCCGCCTGGTGCGCAAGCAATTGCCCCCCGACGACGATATCACGCGTCGGAATCTCCTGTACCGTCAACTCTTCACGGAGTTTGATAAGTTGGATCTGGACCGCAAGCAGGAGCTGCTTGAGGCCAACAAGTACCCGGGAGGTGGTCACAGCTCGGGGGATCCGACCACGCCGCCGCCGGATAAGGCCTCCACTAGCTCGGATGCCACGCGAGTAAAGAGCCGAAGCGCACAAGGTCTGGTGGTTCCCAGCTCGAACAATGGATTTGCCAGCTGCAATGGAAAGCAACAGTACAATGAGCAGTTGAAGCGCTCCATGCTATCCGCCTCAAACTCTCGCAAAGGCTCCGCCTCTAACTCAGAGTCCACCGAGGACAACTCGCCCAAAAT ACATTGCCCCTTTTGTGACTGGTCATGTGCAGGCAGCGACGTAAACCAACTAGATCGCCACTATTGGAAGTCCTGTCCTTTCCTCACCAAGTGCCCACAGTGCAGTCAAGTTCTGGAAGTAGCGGCCCTTAACTATCACCTCACAA TGGAATGCGATGCCAAGGAGAGCTATGTGGTCTGTGCTCGCTGTACTGAATCGGTGCATAAGCAACTTTATGAACTGCATCAAATGGAAGACTATTGCCGGG AACTTAAAACGGGAGCCGCTCGTTGTCCACTGTGTCATGACGATGTTCACCTGCCCCAGGATGGCGGCTGGAAGTTGCATCTGCTTAGTGCCGGCGGTTGTCCCGGGAATATACGCAAAAAGAATCTCAAAAAGTCAaattaa
- the LOC108072589 gene encoding centrosomal protein of 104 kDa isoform X4, whose product MAKKIPFNVVFSSDEDVNFPASELNTHGPTVHGWRSAPDSGLTTHDIILRFHQPAKIYRIQLLAHQYLIPEKVELWLHYSPKSLPSTPSSQYFDFLGFVALADNAYTNYKSRELQSVTVSPRRGTHLKLRLIGVHGNEFNATSQISLLAVNVLGEDLELSPTNNANNGEEHHLGNDAPPLDTATGELALASVCDDLLFSMYVEESIVQYIRELEQRKAQAVSAERFEYARKLKLCMTALRSAGERLGRYALAKRQAVQQEDFTTARLRKDQIEMYRTAVLRQLQVQQLLEPEGVLSANDQSCEIYAGGKPSLPAAPSLQEVAQALAEAAFSPKSMASLSLEEKSSTDGTQGQAGNDTAVVAPVPATAPASLQPTPTPTLGGWRKSHDELPQSPRLASRHSSPMSSRQGSLRRRNKSVPRNSYEDYEERAIPTLRHCRISVLHDDSFAVDLAPPMIANTGGSQYSNTNEFLRECQGNALLEADPNRGRSRLNDRERRQAALPILVFGSELVEQFYSRQFQDREDGLLRLRNFLKEHEVEEEVPSNEHAASPNKVARSAALLLHRAVRDAVYSVFSQATETVRVLFLEYVPGRVSLSEVARCVDRLLPELLAKSGDPSARLHTLAQHTILSIAACPEVAEQHLVAPALSRSVGSGTHQRLAMSRLQMLEQLVHTQGISTDKHSGLTCRALSECGCSGIHHPAEPVRKVAERILLLVYKVNPRLVRKQLPPDDDITRRNLLYRQLFTEFDKLDLDRKQELLEANKYPGGGHSSGDPTTPPPDKASTSSDATRVKSRSAQGLVVPSSNNGFASCNGKQQYNEQLKRSMLSASNSRKGSASNSESTEDNSPKIHCPFCDWSCAGSDVNQLDRHYWKSCPFLTKCPQCSQVLEVAALNYHLTMECDAKESYVVCARCTESVHKQLYELHQMEDYCRELKTGAARCPLCHDDVHLPQDGGWKLHLLSAGGCPGNIRKKNLKKSN is encoded by the exons ATGGCCAAAAAGATACCGTTCAACGTGGTATTCTCCTCAG ACGAGGATGTTAACTTTCCGGCCAGCGAGCTTAACACACACGGACCTACTGTTCACGGCTGGCGGAGTGCTCCGGACAGCGGACTCACCACCCATGACATAATCCTCCGTTTCCACCAGCCTGCCAAGATCTATCGCATCCAACTTCTGGCCCACCAGTATCTTATAC CTGAGAAAGTGGAACTCTGGCTGCACTACTCGCCCAAATCCCTGCCCAGCACACCGTCGTCGCAGTACTTTGACTTCCTGGGCTTTGTGGCTCTGGCGGACAACGCCTACACCAACTACAAGTCCAGGGAGCTGCAGAGCGTCACTGTTAGTCCCAGAAGGGGTACGCACCTGAAGCTGCGCCTCATCGGTGTCCACGGGAACGAGTTCAATGCCACAAGTCAGATCTCCCTGCTGGCAGTTAACGTGTTGGGTGAGGACCTGGAACTGAGCCCAACAAACAATGCCAACAATGGCGAGGAGCACCACTTAGGCAACGATGCGCCACCGTTGGACACCGCCACCGGGGAACTGGCACTGGCTTCAGTATGCGACGACCTGCTCTTCTCCATGTACGTCGAGGAGTCCATTGTTCAGTACATCCGGGAGTTGGAGCAGCGCAAGGCGCAGGCCGTTAGTGCCGAGCGATTCGAATATGCCCGGAAGCTGAAACTGTGCATGACCGCTCTCAGGAGTGCCGGCGAGCGCCTGGGGCGCTATGCTTTGGCTAAACGACAGGCAGTGCAGCAGGAGGACTTCACCACCGCTCGGCTACGCAAAGACCAGATCGAGATGTACAGGACGGCGGTGCTGCGCCAGCTGCAGGTACAGCAGCTGCTCGAGCCCGAGGGAGTGCTCAGTGCCAACGACCAGAGCTGTGAGATCTATGCGGGCGGAAAGCCCAGTCTGCCGGCGGCTCCCAGTCTTCAGGAGGTGGCACAGGCCCTGGCCGAGGCTGCATTCAGCCCCAAGAGCATGGCCAGTCTTAGTCTCGAAGAGAAATCCTCCACGGACGGAACCCAAGGTCAGGCAGGCAATGACACCGCAGTGGtggctcctgttcctgctaCAGCCCCCGCCTCACTACAGCCGACGCCCACACCCACACTGGGCGGCTGGCGGAAGTCGCACGACGAGCTGCCACAGTCTCCACGTCTGGCCTCGCGGCACAGTTCACCCATGTCCAGTAGGCAGGGATCGTTGCGGCGGCGCAACAAGAGCGTTCCGCGCAACTCGTACGAAGACTACGAGGAACGGGCCATACCTACGCTGCGACA cTGTCGGATTTCAGTGTTGCATGACGACTCGTTTGCCGTAGACTTAGCTCCTCCAATGATTGCCAACACTGGCGGTAGCCAGTA TTCAAATactaatgaatttttaagggAGTGCCAAGGCAACGCGCTGCTGGAAGCCGATCCCAATCGGGGGCGCTCGCGCTTGAACGACCGCGAGCGTCGCCAGGCAGCCCTCCCTATCCTGGTCTTCGGTAGTGAGTTG GTAGAACAGTTTTACTCCCGTCAATTTCAAGATCGCGAAGATGGCTTGTTGCGCCTGCGCAACTTCCTCAAGGAGCACGAAGTTGAGGAGGAGGTGCCTTCTAACGAGCACGCCGCCAGTCCCAACAAGGTAGCCCGCAGCGCTGCCCTGCTCCTCCACCGAGCAGTACGGGACGCAGTCTACTCAGTGTTTAGCCAGGCCACTGAAACGGTGCGGGTCCTGTTCCTGGAGTACGTACCGGGACGCGTTTCGCTCAGCGAAGTGGCTCGCTGTGTGGACCGCCTACTTCCCGAACTACTTGCCAAGTCTGGTGACCCGTCGGCCCGGCTGCACACTCTCGCCCAGCACACGATCCTGAGCATAGCCGCCTGCCCGGAGGTGGCGGAGCAGCACTTGGTCGCCCCGGCTCTATCACGCAGCGTCGGCTCCGGCACCCACCAGCGTCTGGCAATGAGTCGCCTTCAGATGCTGGAACAACTGGTGCATACACAGGGCATCAGCACGGATAAGCACAGTGGTCTCACCTGCCGGGCGCTCTCCGAGTGCGGCTGCTCTGGCATCCACCATCCTGCGGAGCCTGTGCGAAAGGTGGCGGAGCGCATCCTGCTTCTCGTCTACAAAGTCAATCCCCGCCTGGTGCGCAAGCAATTGCCCCCCGACGACGATATCACGCGTCGGAATCTCCTGTACCGTCAACTCTTCACGGAGTTTGATAAGTTGGATCTGGACCGCAAGCAGGAGCTGCTTGAGGCCAACAAGTACCCGGGAGGTGGTCACAGCTCGGGGGATCCGACCACGCCGCCGCCGGATAAGGCCTCCACTAGCTCGGATGCCACGCGAGTAAAGAGCCGAAGCGCACAAGGTCTGGTGGTTCCCAGCTCGAACAATGGATTTGCCAGCTGCAATGGAAAGCAACAGTACAATGAGCAGTTGAAGCGCTCCATGCTATCCGCCTCAAACTCTCGCAAAGGCTCCGCCTCTAACTCAGAGTCCACCGAGGACAACTCGCCCAAAAT ACATTGCCCCTTTTGTGACTGGTCATGTGCAGGCAGCGACGTAAACCAACTAGATCGCCACTATTGGAAGTCCTGTCCTTTCCTCACCAAGTGCCCACAGTGCAGTCAAGTTCTGGAAGTAGCGGCCCTTAACTATCACCTCACAA TGGAATGCGATGCCAAGGAGAGCTATGTGGTCTGTGCTCGCTGTACTGAATCGGTGCATAAGCAACTTTATGAACTGCATCAAATGGAAGACTATTGCCGGG AACTTAAAACGGGAGCCGCTCGTTGTCCACTGTGTCATGACGATGTTCACCTGCCCCAGGATGGCGGCTGGAAGTTGCATCTGCTTAGTGCCGGCGGTTGTCCCGGGAATATACGCAAAAAGAATCTCAAAAAGTCAaattaa